The window TGGGCCCTCAAGAGGAACAAGGAGAGCAAAAAGGTGAGTGGGACGCTCCCAGTATagaccagtatggcccagtaaGGCCTTCAGAACCTCCCAGTGTGGCCCAGGAGACCTTCAGAACTTCCTAAGATCCATTCACTTGCTCCCAGGTGCCTCCCAGCATGTCCCAATGGCTCTGAATTATCTCGCAGTtcctcccagtatggcccagtaacCCTTTAGGacctcccagtatggcccagtagtCTTTCAGAGCATCCCACTATGGCCCAGTAACCCTTTCGGgcctcccagtatggcccaggaGACCTTCAGAACCTCTCTAGATCCGCTCGGTTCCTCCTAGCTGCCTCCCGGGATGTCCCAGTGCCACACCAGTgtatcccagtgcctcccagtatggcccagttgcCTTTCAGGGCCTCCCAGTATGGCTTGGTATCCCTCCAGAGCCTCCAAGGACTTCCCCAAACCCCCTGGATCTCCCTTAATACCTCCCTAAATCTCCTTCCttggccttggggacccccccgaaACCATCAGGTGCCCCCCAAGGATCCCCCAAACCATCAGATCTTCTCCCAAGGACCCCCCAAACCATGAGATCTCcatcagggacccccccccaaaccatcaGATCTTCTCCCATGGACCCTCCAAACCTGCCAGATCTCCATCAAAGGACCCCCCAGATCATGAGATCTCCATCAGGGACCCCCCAAACCATCAGATCTTCTCCCATGGACCCTCCAAGCCCACCAGATCTCCATCAAGGACCCCCCAAACCATGAGATCTCCatcagggacccccccaaaccatCAGATCTTCTCCCAAACCATCAGATCTCCATCAAGGAGACCCTAAAACCATCAGATCtccacccagggaccccccaaatCATCAGATCTTCATCGAGGAACCCCAAGCCATCAGATCTTCTCCCAAACCATCAGATCTCCATCAGGGATCCCCCCCAACCATCAGATCTTCTCACACGGatcccccaaaccaccccatcCCACCTCCGTGTCCTACAGGAATACAAGGTGCCGGGGACACGGCGACTCCACGAGGTGCTGGGGGTGGAGAGCGGTGGCCCCGGTGGCCGCCGggcgggggagcagggccacGCGCCCTCCGACTACCTGAAGTTCAAGGACTTGGTCTTACGGATGTTGGACTACGAACCCCGGAGTCGCATCACCCCCTTCTACGCTCTCCAACACAACTTCTTCAAGAAGACCAACGACGAAGGTACCAACACCAGCAACAGCACCTCCACCAGTCCCGCCATGGAgcacagccacagcaccagcaccaccagtTCCATCTCCAGTTCGGGTAGGGCCACCAAACCCAGTCCTGGGCTTCTGGGTGGTGGATCTCGATGGGTTTTGGTGTTGTGGGTCACGATGGTGGCCCCAAAACGTGGCTGTGGGGCTCAATCTTGTGCCATggagcacagcaccagcaccaccagtTCCATCTCCAGTTCGGGTAGGGCCACCAAACCCAGTCCTGGGCTTCTGGGTGGTGGATCTCGATGGGTTTTGGTGTTGTGGGTCACGATGGCGGCCCAAAATGTGGCCGTGGGGCTTGAACCTGTCCCAGATGTGTCACTGTCCCTCCAGGCTCCATGTCCTGCTGGACGGTGGTGCCCCAGGCCACCATCAGCACACCTGGTcctgtcccttccctgtccctccAGGCTCCATGTCCTGCTGGCCGGTGGCACGCCAGGCCACCACCACACCTggtcctgtcccatccctgtccctccagGCTCCATGTCCTGCTGGATGGTGGCACCCCAGGCCACCATGAGCTCCAGAACGTGTCCACATTCTCAGTCCTGTGCCATTCCTGTTCCTGTCCCACCATGCTCCATCTTGTGCTGGATGGTGGCTTCCAAGGCCACCACCACGCCTCATcttgtcccatccctgtccctccagGCTCCATGTCTTGCTGGGTGACATCTCCTTGGGCCACCACCGTGCCTTGAAACCCCACCGTGGCTCtgcttcccatcccatccccaaccccaGCCCTTCCAGTTCCGGTGTCCTGCTGGGTGACATCTCCCCAggctttcccccctgccccccccaatcCCTTTGGGGACCTCCCCGTCCCATGCCACCACCGCTGAtgtccccgttgtcccctggCAGGTGGCTCCAGTGGCTCTTCCAATGACAACCGCAGCTACCGCTACAGCAACCGCTACTACgggagcgcggccccgccgcACGCCGACTACGAGATGCAGAGTCCCCAGGTACTGCCGGTGGCACCCGTGgatgtccccaccccacccccggggacacccGTGGTCCTTGGGGGCACCCTGGTCACAGCGGGTGGGAGACATGGACCTTGGGGACCCTCAGGATCCCTGTAGCGACACTGGGAGGGTGACCCGGAGCTTGGGGACACCAGAGACCTTGAGGTTGCCTTGGCAGTGAGATGGGGACCTTGGTCACcctccctggccatggcaggtgGGTGACATGGACCTTGGGGACCCTTGGGTCCCCTCTAGTGACACCAGGAGGGTGATACGGACCTTGGGGACAGCAGAAGATGAGAATGTACTGGTCATGAgatggggaccctggggacactgTGTGGGAGACATGGGCCTTGGGGACAACCTGGTCACAACCAGCGGGAGGCATGGACCTTGGGGACCCTCAGGATTCTTCTAGTGACACTGGGTGGGACACATggaccttggggacaccatgACCATGATGTGGTGACCTTGAGGACACCATGGCCATGACGTggtgacccttggggacaccatgtCTGTGACTTGGGGACCTTTGGGACACCGTGACCACAAGGTGGGGACCTTGAGGACCTCATGGCCGTAACACGAGGATCTTGAGAACCTCATGGCCGTAAggtggggaccttggggacaccatggccaTGACGTggtgacccttggggacaccgtgtCCGTGACTTGAGGACCTTTGGGACACCGTGACCACAAGGTGGGGACCTTGAGGACCTCATGGCCGTAACATGAGAATCTTGAGGACCTCATGGCCATAACACGGGGACCTTTGGGACACCATGGCCATGACGTggtgacccttggggacaccgtgtCCGTGACTTGAGGACCTTTGGGACACCGTGACCACAAGGTGGGGACCTTGAGGACCTCCTGGCCGTAACATGAGGATCTTGAGAACCTTATGACCATAACACGGGGGCCTTTGGGACACCATGGCCATGACGTggtgacccttggggacaccatgtCCGTGACCTGGGGACCTTTGGGACGCTGTGACCACAAGGTGGGGACCTTGAGGACCTCCTGGCCGTAACACGAGGATCTTGAGAACCTCATGGCCATAACACGGGGACCTTTGGGACACCATGGCCATGACATggtgacccttggggacaccgtgtCCGTGACTTGAGGACCTTTGGGACACCGTGACCACAAGGTGGGGACCTTGAGGACCTCCTGGCCGTAACACGAGGATCTTGAGAACCTCATGGCCATAAGGTGGGGACCTTTGGGACACCATGGCCATGACGTggtgacccttggggacaccgtgtCCGTGACTTGAGGACCTTTGGGACACTGTGACCACAAGGTGGGGACCTTGAGGACCTCCTGGCCGTAACACGAGGATCTTGAGAACCTCATGGCCATAACACGGGGACCTTTGGGACACCATGGCCATGACGTggtgacccttggggacaccgtgtCCGTGACTTGAGGACCTTTGGGACAGTGTGACCACAAGGTGGGGACCTTGAGGACCTCCTGGCCGTAACACGAGGATCTTGAGAACCTCATGGCCATAACACGGGGACCTTTGGGACACCATGGCCATGAAGTggtgacccttggggacaccgtgtCCGTGACTTGAGGACCTTGGGACACTGTGACCACAAGGTGGGGACCTTGAGGACCTCCTGGCCGTAACACGAGGATCTTGAGAACCTCATGGCCATAACAcagggaccttggggacaccatggccaTGACGTGGGGACCTTGGCCATGCCATCGCCATGATGTGGTgaccttggggacaccatggccaccacccccgctcccccccccgcccccctaactcctctctctctctctctctccccccaggcccccccaacGCAACCACCCCGACCTTGGCCCTTGGGGGACCCGGCTGCCACCGTCACCGACGCCTTCGTCCCCTTgggagcccccaaaccccccccgggGGTagggacaggagaggaggagaggaggaggaggaggaggcgggggggccCCTCCTttcccacgcccccccccgccccaccaccaccaccaacaccacaccaccaccaacaccaccaccaccagcaccaccaccagcaccaccaccagcaacacCAGCACcacccgccgccggcccccccggttcccccccccaccgccatggatttgggggggcccccccctcccccgccgccccccccgccccctcctcctcctcctcctcctcctcccccccaccgccaccgccccccctccTCCTCGTCACCACCCGGACTGTCACCCCTTTGTCCCCACGGCATTCCGGACTCGAGGGGGGGTcaccggaggaggaggaggaggaggaggtggggggggacaacaaccggaggaggaggaggaggaggaggaggaggagggggggggacaaCGACgacggggggagggggacaccccctGGAAaacgtcgtgtcccccccccattttggggcTCCCCATTTACGGGGACGCCCCGATCACGAGGACTCGGCCATTTTGGGGGGGTGCGTCCCCCAAAGTACCGCCGCCAGCTCTTGACGtcgtctccccccccccttccccccccccccccttgtgtcCCTTGTCccgttccccgccccccccccccccccccgcggcgctttattattattattattgttattattaattattattaattattgctGGGGGTAggaaatattgggggggggggggggaagaagaagagggaaaacggcccaaaatgggggggggggcacccagttgttgttttttgggaGGGGGGCCCCCACCCATTTGGggaggtgccccccccccccccctttttggggggggtttctgCCTCTTGAAGAGGGGGGCAGCctcccattttgggggggggggggggcgggggtcgCCTCTCTAGGTGGGGGCACCCAGctctggggggggcacccagtcattttcagagggcggggggcgggggggggggcacccatgggtgggggcacctcttttgggggggggggcacccacctaTTTTGGGGGTGCTGCTGCCTCTCGAGGTGGGGGGGGTTAACACCCacctcttggggggggggggggcacccattttgaggggaggggggggtttctcagccccactccccccccccctcctcaaagtgccacccatgggtggggggtcccgccccccccctcaacccaccccacccccccccccccagtcaccCCGGGCCGGTTTTTGTCATTAATTCATTGTACCAaagagggtgcccccccccatgggtgctgcccccccccccgcaatgggtgccccccacccccacccatgggtgcccccccccccccatacccacactctgccccggggggggggggatgtcccccggggggggggggggggcggtgaatAAACTGGTGACAGCGGCACCCGCGGGTCCCCCTCACTGCTGCGgccattgggggggggggggggggggtggggggggctatagggtctatagggtcggggggggggagtCTATAGGGACCGGGGGGGGTGTTCTGTAGGGTGTAGGGCCCTATAGGGGCAGTCTAtagggtgggggggggagtgggggggctcTAGGGACCGGGGAGGGGTCTAtagggaccggggagggggggtgttcTATAGGGTGTAGGGGCCCTATGGGGGGGGTCTATAGGGACTGGGGGAGGTTCTATAGGGTGtaggggggctatagggaccAGGGAGGGCAGGGTGTTCTATAGGGTGTAGGGCCCTATGGGGGGGTCTATAGGGACTGGGGGGGTTTCTATAGGGTGTAGGGCCTTATAGGGGGGGTCTATAGGGACCGGGGAGGTTCTATAGGGTGtaggggggctatagggaccggggggggggggggggggtgttctaTAGGGTGTAGGgccctatggggggggggtctATAGGGACTGGGGGAGGTTCTATAGGATGtaggggggctatagggaccGGAGGGGGCCTAtagggactggggagggggggggttctATAGGGTGTAGGGTCCTATAGAGGGGGTCTATAGGGACCGAGGGAGGTTCTATAGGGTGtaggggggctatagggaccgggggggggggggtgttctaTAGGGTGTAGGGCCCTATGGGGGGGGGTCTATAGGGACTGGGGGAGGTTCTATAGGATGtaggggggctatagggaccGGAGGGGACCTAtagggaccggggagggggggggggttctaTAGGGTGTAGGGCCCTATAGGGGGGGTCTATAGGGACCGGGGGAGGTTCTATAGGGTGtaggggggctatagggaccGGAGGGGGCCTTtagggaccggggaggggggggtgttcTATAGGGTGTAGGGTCCTATAGAGGGGGTCTATAGGGACCGGGGGAGGTTCTATAGGGTGtaggggggctatagggaccggggcggggggggggtgttctaTAGGGTGTAGAGCActatggggggggctatagggaccGGGGGGGATCTATAGGGTATAGGGGGGTCTATAAGGTATAAGGGGAGCTGTAGGGACCGGGGGGGACCTATAGGGTATAGGGGGGTCTATAAGGtatggggggggctatagggtgTAGGGCCCTATAGAGGGGAGCTTTAGGGACCGGGGAGGGCTCTATAGTCTATAGGGctctatgggggggggggatctcTAGGGTATAGGGCCCCATGGGGGGGGGCTGTAGGAACCAGGGAGGGGATTCTATAGGGTACAGGGGGGCATGGGGGGAGCTATAGGGCCCGGGGGGTGGATCTGTAGGGTGTAaggggtatggggggggggggtatagGGGATGTATAGGGCCTGGGGGGCGCCCTATAGGGTATAGGGGAGCTATAGGGCCTGGGGGGGATCATACAGGGGCCGGGGGAGCTGTAGGGACCGGGGAACCCCCTATAGGGTCAGGGGGGGCCTATAGGGATGGGGGGGAGCCCAtagggtggggggtgaggggaccTATAGGGCCTGGGAGGTTCCCTATAGGGTctgcccccgcctcccccccccccgagcctctGTAtacccccctatagcccccccagagaactggggggggctgggagcaacTGGGTTGTGGGGGGATATTGAGAAGAGCGGGGGCAActggggggcaactgggggcaactgggagggGCTGGGTGCGACTGGGGTAACTGGGAGGAGCCGGGAACGGTGGCTTGTGGGGGCAACTGGAAGGAACTGGGgggcaactgggagcactggaggcaactgggggtaactgggagtgttgggatggggggggggccattgggggcaactgggaggggctgggggcactggggtaactgggaggaactgggagcactggaggcaactgggggtaactgggagtGTTGGGATGGGGGGGCCATtgggggcaactgggagggactggggggcaactgggagcactggaagcaactgggggtaactgggagtgttgggatggtggggggggcattgggggcaactgggagggactgggggcaactgggaggagctgtggggaagtgggagcactggggtgttGGGGACATTGAgggggggcaactgggagggactggggggcaacTGGGAGCGCTGGAGGcaactgggggtaactgggagtGTTGGGATGGGGGGGCCATtgggggcaactgggagggactggggggcaactgggagcactggaggcaactgggggtaactgggagtGTTGGGATGGGGGGGCCATtgggggcaactgggagggactggggggcaactgggagcactggggtgttggggacattgggggggggggcaactgggggtcaactgggggtaactgggagcgTTCGGATGggggggggcaactgggagggactgggggcaactgggagcagGGTTAAAGGTatatgcgggggggggggtgtggagtTAAGGCCGTATACATATTAATTGATAATTAattacccgcccccccccaattAATCTCAGCCCCAATTAATcgccccgcccccctccctcccccccccaaagccGCAAAGCATCATGGGAGCTCCCCGGGTTAATGAGAGCCGGCTAATTACGACCCTTGACGACTTGCCTGGAGCTCAATTAACACCTGGGCTAATTAAGAGCCCAGAGCTGATTGGGTAACGAggcccaccccccccacccccccccccgccccggggcgagTCAAGAGCATCCAGGAGGGGCTGAGTCAGCCCGGCCCATCCCAGTCCAACCCAGTTGACGGGGCAGGGTTCAACTGGGATTTCCAAAAAACTGGAAGGACCCGCTTCCCGGCTCGGTGGCTCCCTGCCCTGGAGGCGTCGTCACCTGACCTGGGAAGGTTCTCACTGGGGTtcaactgggaggaactgggagggtcCCCGCCGcctggcgggggggaggggggggacgtggaggaagaggaggagagatgtGGGAACATCTGCTCGTCTTCTGGAGGGACCGAGGGgaaatgggagggggggggctggtgACCACCACCGTGGGGTCACCGTGTCGCCCACCCTTGACCATGGGACACAGAGGGGACCAGGTGACGTCCGCGGAGGGGGTTCAGAGGTAGCCGGGAACGAAGGCGAGGATGACCagaaggagaaaggctgagggaccggGAGGCCACGTCTTGGACCTTCTCAACCGTCCTTGGCCAAGCCCACGTTCTCCAGCCAACCAGGAGGAGCCATGCTTCAAGGCTGACCCCCCAGGAGACACATCCCGTCACCTCTTGGCCAACCCCATGTTCTTCATCCAGGAGCCACGGTCCAAGGTTGAGCCCCAGGAGACATGTCCCGTCACCCCTTGGCCAACCCCATCTTCTGCATCCAACGAGGAGCCGCAGTTCAAGGttgacccccccccaggagacACGTCCCGTCACCTCTTGGCCAACCCCATGTTCTTCATCCAGGAGCCACGGTCCAAGGTTGAGCCCCAGGAGACACGTCCCGTCACCTCTTGGCCAACCCCATCTTCTGCATCCAACGAGGAGCCGCAGTTCAAGGTTGACCATCAAAGACACGTCCCGTCACCTCTTGGCCAACCCCATGTTCTTCATCCAGGAGCCACGGTCCAAGGTTGAGCCCCAGGAGACACGTCCCGTCACCTCTTGGCCAACCCCATCTTCTGCATCCAACGAGGAGCCGCAGTTCAAGGTTGACCATCAAAGACACATCCCATCACCTCTTGGCCAACCCCATGTTCTTCATCCAGGAGCCACGGTCCAAGGTTGAGCCCCAGGAGACACGTCCCGTCACCTCTTGGCCAACCCCATCTTCTGCATCCAACGAGGAGCCGCAGTTCAAGGTTGACCATCAAAGACACGTCCCGTCACCTCTTGGCCAACCCCATGTTCTTCATCCAGGAGCCACGGTCCAAGGTTGAGCCCCAGGAGACATGTCCCGTCACCTCTTGGCCAACCCCATCTTCTGCATCCAACGAGGAGCCGCAGTTCAAGGTTGACCATCAAAGACACGTCCCGGCACCACTTGGCCAACCCCACGTTCTCCAGCCGACCAGGAGGAGCCACGCTTCAAGGTTGACCCCCAGGAGACACGTCCCAACACCTCTTGGCCAACCTTGGCCCTGCACCCAATGAAGAGCCACGTTTTGGGGTTCACCCCACTGGAGACATGTCCTGGTGTCCTCTCAACCATCTTCATCCACCCCCAGGTCCTGGTGGCCATCAAGGAGCCACGTTTTGGGGTTCACCCCACTGGAGACGTGTCCTCTCaacccttctcctccagcctcagGTTCTGGTAGCCATCAAGGAGCCACGTTTTGGGGTTGACCCTACTGGAGATGTGCCCTGGTGTCCTCTCAGCCATCTTCATCCACCCCCAGGTTCTGGTGGCCATCAAGGAGTCACGTTTTGGGGTTGACCTCACTGGAGACATGTCCTGGTGTCCTCTCAGCCATCTTCATCCACCCCCAGGTTCTGGTGGCCATCAAGGAGTCACGTTTTGGGGTTGACCTCACTGGAGACATGTCCTGGTGTCCTCTCAGCCATCTTCATCCACCCCCAGGTTCTGGCGGCCATCGAGGAGCCACATTTTGGCCTTGAACCTACTGGAGATGTTTCCTCTCGACCCTTCTCCTCCAGCGTCAGGTCCTGGTGACCACCAAGGAGCCACGTTTCGGGGTTGACCCCACCGGAACCCCATCCCGGTGCCTTCCCACCCATTCTCCTCCCaaccctgtccccccaccccacggggCCACCCCGTGACACGAGTTTCCTGGAGCCGGGCGGAAGGTGCCGGAGCCGTGGCCGGATTAGAGGAGAAGGCGGAGGAAGCCGTTTCCTCCTCCGGCCCCAGATAAAAACCCGGCCTTGGCGGTGGCAGGAGGAAGACGCGGCCGCGGCGCTTCACCAGTTCGGGTGGAGCCTCCCCTCCCCGTGGCCCCAAcggccccgcgccagcccccggtAGGAAGATGGGGGCCCTGGggttgggatggggcaggggggggattgggggggggggggttggggggggggtgtccccggagTTGCCCCCAGGGGTAGTCAGGGTGGCTCCtggccttccctcctccttcccccccgccctccctctcGCCCTCTGGGCTTTCccgtcctcccctcccttttcccgtCCTCCCTTTTCCCGTCCTCCCTTTTCCCGTCCTCCCTTTTCCCGTCCTCCCTTTTCCCGTCCTCCCTTTTCCCGTCCTCCCTTTTCCCGTCCTCCCTTTTCCcgtcctcccttcctcctttcctttccccccttcctgtcttcccttcccttctttctccgtcctcccttcccccttttccgtcctcccttcccccttttccgtcctcccttcccccttttccgtcctcccttcccccttttccgtcctcccttcccccttttccgTCCTCCTTTCCTgtcctcccttctctcctttctcatcttccttttcccatcctcccttcccctccctctttttccgtcctcccttccccccttttcctttccccctttctcaatctcccttcccccttttccgTCCTCCCTTCCccgtcctcccttccccccttttccatcctcccttcccccttttccatccccccttttccttccccctttttccgtcctcccttccctctttcctttcccccttttctgtccccccttccccccttttcctttccccctttcccaatctcccttcccccttttccttccccccttcccccctttcccttccccccttccccgtcctccctttcccccttttccgTCCCCCCTTTTCCGTCCCTTTTccatcctcccttccccccttttcctttctccctttcccaatCTCCCT is drawn from Larus michahellis chromosome 27, bLarMic1.1, whole genome shotgun sequence and contains these coding sequences:
- the LOC141735028 gene encoding dual specificity tyrosine-phosphorylation-regulated kinase 1B-like isoform X2, encoding MSGQPGHAPPFASLQPMAEPPQLLPELGLLPRRVPRSFRDAGSAPLRKLSVDLIKTYKHINEVYYAKKKRRAQQGPPEAAGTKKERRLCNEGYDDDNHDYIVRSGERWLDRYEIDSLIGKGSFGQVVKAYDHQAQEWVAIKIIKNKKAFLNQAQIELRLLQLMNQHHTEMKYYIVHLKRHFMFRNHLCLAFELLSYNLYDLLRNTNFRGVSLNLTRKFAQQLCAALLFLATPELSIIHCDLKPENILLCNPKRSAVKIVDFGSSCQLGQRIYQYIQSRFYRSPEVLLGLPYDLAIDMWSLGCILVEMHTGEPLFSGANEADQMNRIVEVLGLPPPHMLEQAPKARKYFEKLPEGGWALKRNKESKKEYKVPGTRRLHEVLGVESGGPGGRRAGEQGHAPSDYLKFKDLVLRMLDYEPRSRITPFYALQHNFFKKTNDEGTNTSNSTSTSPAMEHSHSTSTTSSISSSGGSSGSSNDNRSYRYSNRYYGSAAPPHADYEMQSPQAPPTQPPRPWPLGDPAATVTDAFVPLGAPKPPPGVGTGEEERRRRRRRGGPSFPTPPPAPPPPPTPHHHQHHHHQHHHQHHHQQHQHHPPPAPPVPPPTAMDLGGPPPPPPPPPPPPPPPPPPPPHRHRPPSSSSPPGLSPLCPHGIPDSRGGHRRRRRRRRWGGTTTGGGGGGGGGGGGGTTTTGGGGHPLENVVSPPHFGAPHLRGRPDHEDSAILGGCVPQSTAASS
- the LOC141735028 gene encoding dual specificity tyrosine-phosphorylation-regulated kinase 1B-like isoform X1 — protein: MSGQPGHAPPFASLQPMAEPPQFTQSPQLLPELGLLPRRVPRSFRDAGSAPLRKLSVDLIKTYKHINEVYYAKKKRRAQQGPPEAAGTKKERRLCNEGYDDDNHDYIVRSGERWLDRYEIDSLIGKGSFGQVVKAYDHQAQEWVAIKIIKNKKAFLNQAQIELRLLQLMNQHHTEMKYYIVHLKRHFMFRNHLCLAFELLSYNLYDLLRNTNFRGVSLNLTRKFAQQLCAALLFLATPELSIIHCDLKPENILLCNPKRSAVKIVDFGSSCQLGQRIYQYIQSRFYRSPEVLLGLPYDLAIDMWSLGCILVEMHTGEPLFSGANEADQMNRIVEVLGLPPPHMLEQAPKARKYFEKLPEGGWALKRNKESKKEYKVPGTRRLHEVLGVESGGPGGRRAGEQGHAPSDYLKFKDLVLRMLDYEPRSRITPFYALQHNFFKKTNDEGTNTSNSTSTSPAMEHSHSTSTTSSISSSGGSSGSSNDNRSYRYSNRYYGSAAPPHADYEMQSPQAPPTQPPRPWPLGDPAATVTDAFVPLGAPKPPPGVGTGEEERRRRRRRGGPSFPTPPPAPPPPPTPHHHQHHHHQHHHQHHHQQHQHHPPPAPPVPPPTAMDLGGPPPPPPPPPPPPPPPPPPPPHRHRPPSSSSPPGLSPLCPHGIPDSRGGHRRRRRRRRWGGTTTGGGGGGGGGGGGGTTTTGGGGHPLENVVSPPHFGAPHLRGRPDHEDSAILGGCVPQSTAASS